Proteins from one Desulforhopalus sp. genomic window:
- the gspL gene encoding type II secretion system protein GspL — protein MGEALLCLDIHEEMVVAVAIEHRAGIARILGCVEADTVRQSFTAAMDQVKLQLGNIPGKCSITLGAELFSFRNLSLPFTDKKKIDQILPMELAEQTLAEIDDLVFDYMVAKTGAQGAEIVAAMLDRAGLAERLAVLRAAGLEPDSIGVSGLGLVANLLGSGEESFVFLDIDRSWATLFLVRQGRLAAIRSHSRERREGGQDATDAELNLFIKQTLLGCRMPELRRPGCVVYHNGILPYLPVLGDFVVKNYPADRHALSQRNYPTPGTCRPERQARAAAAGLFPDTKNGFNFCKGEFRRGKTFGDYRRRLLVFGVPVLLVLIAIGIYYRQDYRALARQQEVLKQQIAEVFTRTVPAATRIVHPVQQLQVAINEIKATFRPGGISTERLSVVDLLAEISARIPIASKVKVVRLVADAETLQVKAVTGDFNTVDVVQKELKKSPIFKEAIISSASQNPQGDAVSFELKLVLAGK, from the coding sequence ATGGGAGAAGCATTGCTTTGTCTTGATATCCATGAGGAGATGGTTGTCGCCGTCGCCATAGAACACAGGGCTGGAATTGCTCGGATCCTTGGCTGTGTCGAGGCCGATACCGTCCGGCAATCCTTCACCGCGGCCATGGACCAGGTGAAACTGCAACTGGGCAATATACCGGGGAAATGCTCCATAACCCTTGGCGCCGAGCTGTTTTCTTTTCGCAACCTCTCCCTACCCTTTACCGATAAAAAGAAGATCGACCAGATCCTCCCCATGGAACTGGCCGAGCAGACCCTGGCAGAAATCGACGATCTGGTTTTCGACTATATGGTGGCGAAAACCGGGGCGCAGGGGGCGGAAATTGTCGCGGCGATGCTTGACCGGGCTGGTCTCGCCGAGCGCCTGGCCGTTTTGCGGGCGGCCGGGCTTGAGCCTGACAGCATCGGGGTCAGCGGCCTGGGGCTTGTTGCCAATCTACTTGGTTCAGGCGAGGAGAGTTTTGTGTTTCTCGATATAGACCGCTCCTGGGCAACACTTTTTCTGGTGCGGCAAGGCCGGTTGGCGGCCATCAGATCCCATAGCAGAGAAAGGAGAGAAGGCGGGCAAGATGCTACCGATGCGGAACTTAACCTTTTCATCAAGCAGACCCTGCTAGGTTGCCGCATGCCCGAATTGCGCCGGCCCGGATGTGTGGTGTATCACAATGGTATTCTTCCGTATTTGCCGGTTCTTGGCGATTTTGTGGTGAAAAATTATCCGGCGGACCGCCATGCCCTGTCGCAGAGAAATTACCCGACCCCCGGGACCTGCCGCCCGGAACGTCAGGCGCGAGCAGCTGCCGCTGGTCTTTTTCCGGATACTAAAAACGGTTTTAACTTCTGTAAGGGAGAGTTTCGCAGGGGAAAAACCTTTGGCGATTACCGGCGCCGACTTCTGGTGTTCGGGGTTCCTGTTCTCCTTGTCCTTATTGCTATCGGCATTTACTACCGTCAGGATTACCGGGCCCTTGCTCGTCAACAGGAGGTCTTGAAACAGCAGATAGCCGAGGTGTTCACCAGGACAGTACCGGCGGCGACGCGGATAGTGCATCCCGTTCAGCAGCTGCAGGTGGCCATCAACGAGATCAAAGCAACATTTCGACCGGGGGGAATTTCCACGGAGAGATTATCAGTGGTCGACTTGCTGGCTGAGATTTCCGCCCGTATCCCCATTGCCAGCAAGGTAAAGGTGGTTCGGCTGGTGGCCGATGCCGAGACCCTGCAGGTGAAAGCGGTTACCGGCGATTTCAATACGGTTGATGTTGTTCAGAAGGAGCTGAAGAAATCACCGATTTTTAAAGAGGCGATCATCAGTTCGGCAAGTCAGAACCCGCAGGGCGATGCGGTGAGTTTTGAATTGAAACTGGTACTGGCCGGGAAATAG
- the gspM gene encoding type II secretion system protein GspM: MFDSFNKIDLMKIRKISGIDSLSVRERWVLFAGLGFILCFLAFQLVVAPFFEARANLQQAVERKKQELVKITELQQEYRTLRKAEGDVKARIAAREPGFALFTFIDRQAEKARVKKQISYIKPSTSSGEAGQALPETGAELKLQQITLEALVNFLLLVESEKDVVFIRRISIQENGNGQGYLDAVLQIVTFLKAS; the protein is encoded by the coding sequence ATGTTTGATTCGTTTAATAAAATTGATCTGATGAAGATCAGGAAGATCTCCGGTATCGATAGTCTCTCGGTCCGGGAAAGGTGGGTGCTTTTTGCCGGACTGGGTTTTATCCTCTGTTTTCTTGCCTTTCAGCTGGTTGTGGCGCCTTTTTTTGAGGCCAGGGCTAATCTCCAGCAGGCTGTTGAACGCAAAAAACAGGAGCTGGTAAAAATTACCGAACTGCAGCAGGAATACCGAACTCTCAGAAAGGCAGAGGGCGATGTGAAGGCCAGGATTGCTGCACGTGAACCGGGCTTTGCTCTCTTTACCTTTATTGACAGGCAGGCGGAAAAGGCCAGGGTCAAAAAGCAGATCAGCTATATTAAGCCGTCAACTTCATCGGGAGAAGCCGGCCAGGCACTTCCGGAAACCGGCGCCGAACTGAAATTGCAGCAAATCACCTTGGAGGCCCTGGTCAATTTCCTTCTCCTTGTTGAATCGGAAAAGGATGTGGTCTTTATCAGGCGGATTTCCATCCAGGAAAACGGCAACGGCCAGGGCTATCTGGATGCGGTTCTGCAAATCGTCACCTTTCTGAAAGCGTCATGA
- the gspN gene encoding type II secretion system protein GspN, whose translation MNKVSTHSVWRIAGYLAYGLVLFVLLLFARFPADKFKQYCENRLGGLVSDTACTIDRIEYRMPFTMIFTGIHVRSVTESRASGLTVDRLAISLDSLRSPEAITLAGDLYGGQMSARLAAGDLFSGKIVMNDIRLRDLNAAALQKDLGPVDRKINGTLSVSGRYQAAVADFTGGIGEGRVEMAAGTVALLQPVLSLSQIDFSHLSGNISYEKNRLTVKDGVLKGSDLAGDFFGEIILAKRSSQSELQMGGRLVAQAAFLQAHPQEEKMLQAVMKRYNMTALPFRVGGTLDTPIFRLGN comes from the coding sequence ATGAACAAGGTGTCCACCCATTCTGTATGGCGTATTGCCGGATACCTGGCTTATGGCCTGGTGCTGTTCGTTCTGTTGCTGTTTGCGCGGTTTCCGGCCGACAAATTTAAACAGTACTGTGAAAATCGCCTTGGCGGCTTGGTGTCCGACACTGCCTGTACCATTGATCGAATTGAGTACCGCATGCCCTTCACCATGATTTTCACGGGGATACATGTACGGAGTGTCACCGAATCCCGAGCCTCGGGCCTGACTGTTGACCGCCTGGCGATTTCTCTGGATTCGTTAAGGTCCCCTGAGGCAATAACCCTTGCTGGAGACTTGTATGGCGGGCAGATGTCCGCCCGTCTGGCCGCGGGTGATTTGTTTTCGGGGAAAATCGTCATGAACGATATCCGCCTTAGAGATCTCAATGCGGCGGCCCTGCAAAAGGATCTCGGTCCTGTTGATCGGAAAATCAACGGGACACTCAGTGTTAGCGGCAGATATCAGGCCGCTGTTGCCGATTTCACCGGGGGCATCGGTGAGGGGCGGGTGGAGATGGCGGCGGGGACCGTGGCACTACTGCAACCGGTGCTGTCGCTGAGTCAGATCGATTTTTCCCATCTGAGCGGAAATATCAGCTATGAAAAAAACAGGCTGACAGTCAAGGATGGTGTACTAAAAGGTTCCGATCTGGCAGGAGATTTTTTCGGAGAGATAATTTTGGCAAAAAGGTCTTCCCAGAGCGAATTGCAGATGGGCGGCCGGCTTGTTGCGCAAGCGGCATTTTTGCAGGCCCATCCCCAGGAAGAGAAGATGCTGCAGGCAGTCATGAAACGTTATAACATGACGGCTCTGCCTTTCAGGGTTGGCGGTACCCTGGATACCCCCATATTCAGGCTCGGTAACTGA